The window GCAAGGCCGCCGGCAAGCACCGCCAGGCCGAGCCCGGGACGGCGGAGACCGAGCCGGACGAGGAGTACGCGGACACCGCGCGGTAATCCGCCCCGCATCCCCGCCCGGCCTCGTTCCGTCGAGGCCGGGCGGCCCTGCTCCGCCCACCTCGCCTGCTCGCCCGCACGGCGTAACGTCGATGTTGTGGACGTCACCGTGGACAGCCTCGTGGCCCAGGTCGCCCATGAGCTCAGGACGAGCGCGGACAGGCTGACCGGCGACATGACGGCGTTCCTGCGGCGTGAGGTCCCCGAGCTGTGGGCAGATCCGGACATGGCCCGGATGACCACGCAGAACATCGCCGAGCACACGGTCGCCGCGTTGACCGGCCTGGAGCACGGCATCGAGCCGGACCGGATCGAACTGCCCCCCGCCGACGTCGATCGCGTACGTCGCCTTGCCCGGCGCGGGATACCCGTCACCGCGATGCTGCGGGCTCACCGGCTGGCCCAGGGCATCGCCTTCGACCGGGCGCTCGTGGTGCTGCCCCGGCTGACCGACGACGCCGAACTGATCGGCGCCGTGGCGCGCAGACTGCTCGCGGCGACGACGGCCTACGTGGACCGCCTAGCCGAGCAGGGCGTCCTGGCCTACCAGGAGGAGCGGGAGCGCAGGCTGCGGTGGCGGCTGACGACGGTGACCGACGCCGGCATGCGCATCGGGACCACCCTGGACATCGCCCGCACCACCCGGGAGCTGGCGGACTTCGCCACCGAACACTTCGCGGACCGTGCCTCCGTCGACCTGCTCGACTCCCTGCTCCAAGGGCGGGACACACCGGCGGAGGAACCCCTCGTGCTGCGCCGGGTCGCCGAGGAACCGGCGAGCACCCCGGAGGGACTCCACACCTACCCGGACGGATCCCCGCAGGCCAGAGCCCTGACCACCGGCCACCCCGTACGCCACCACACCGACGCGCCCCCAGCACACTCCACGCTGGTCGTGCCCCTGCGCGCCCGCGGCACCACCCTGGGTGTCGCCCAGTTCTCCCGCCACCGCAACCCGGACCGCTACGACGACGAGGACCTGCTCCTCGCCCAGGAGATCGCCGCCAGGGCGGCCGTCGCCGTCGACAACGCCCGCCGCTACACCAACGCCCGCGCCACCGCCCTCAGCCTCCAGCGCAGCCTGCTCCCCTCGCGTACGCCCCCGCAGTCGGCCCTGGAGGTCGCGTGCCGCTACCTCCCGGCCGGTGACCGGCTCGGTGTGGGCGGCGACTGGTACGACGTCATCCCGCTGTCCGGGGCCCGGGTCGCCCTCGTGGTGGGCGACGTGGTCGGCCACGGCGTGCACGCCGCCGCCACCATGGGACGGCTGCGCACCGCCGTACGCACCCTGGCCGATATCGACCTGCCCCCCGACGAACTCCTCACCCACCTCGACGACGTCGTCCTGCGCCTGTCCGCCGAGGCCTCCACCCGCCCGGACGCCGAGTCCGCGGACATCGGCGCCACCTGCCTGTACGCGGTCTACGACCCCGTCAGCGGCTGCTGCACCATGGCCCGCGCGGGCCATGTGCTGCCGTCCCTGATGGCCCGGGACGGCACCGTCGACACCCTCGACCTGCCACCGGGCCCACCGCTCGGTCTCGGCGGCCTGCCCTTCGAGGCGACGGAGGTGGTCCTGCCCGAGGACACCCTCCTCGCCCTCTACACCGACGGCCTGCTCGAAGCCCGCGACCACGACATCGACACCGCCCTCGCCCTGCTCCACCAGGCGCTCGCCCAGCCCGCTCCCTCGCTGGAGACCGCCTGCGACACCGTGCTCGACACCCTGCTGCCGGCCCACCCGCCCGACGATGTGGCGCTCCTGCTGGCCCGCACCCGCACCCTCGGGGACGGACAGGTCGCGAGCTGGGACCTGGCGGCCGACCCGGCCGCGGTCTCAGTCGTCCGTTCACGCGTCTCCGAGCAACTGGGCGTCTGGGGCCTCGAGGACCTCGACTTCTCCACCGAGCTGGTCGTCAGCGAACTGGTCACCAACGCCATCCGCTACGGCCGGCCCCCCATCCGGCTGCGCCTCATCCACGACCGCTCCCTCCTGTGCGAGGTCTCCGACGCCAGCAGCACCACCCCGCACCAGCGCCGCGCCCGCACCGACGACGAGGGCGGACGCGGCCTGTTCCTGGTCGCCCAGCTCGCCGAGCACTGGGGCACCCGGCACGCCCGGCACGGCAAGACGGTGTGGGCGGAGCTGAACGACGGCCTCACATGTTGATCATGTGGCCCGCCAGACCGTGGACGGCCTCCTTGACGGCCTCGCTCAGGGTCGGGTGCGCATGCACATTGCGGGCGACCTCGTGCACGGTGAGATCCCACTGCTGAGCCAGGGTCAGCTCCGGCAGCAGTTCGGTGACGTCGGGGCCGATCAGATGGCCGCCGATGAGTTCGCCGTGCGTGGCATCGCTGATGAGCTTGACGAAGCCGGTGGTGTCACCGAGGCCGTGGGACTTGCCGTTCGCGGTGAACGGGAACTTGGCGACCTTGACGTCGTGGCCGAGCTCGCGGGCCTGCTCCTCGGTGTAGCCGAAGCTGGCGATCTGGGGCTGGCAGAAGGTGGCCCGCGGGATCATGGCGTAGTCGAGTTCCATCGTCTCGGCGTCGGCGATGGTCTCGGCGGCGATGACGCCCATGGCCTCGGCGGCGTGCGCGAGCATCAGCTTGGCGGTGACGTCGCCGATGGCGTAGAGGTGCGGGACGGAGGTGCGACAGCGGCCGTCGACGTCGATCGCTCCACGTTCGGTGAGCGTCACGCCCGTGTTCTCCAGCCCGTATCCGCTGATGTTCGGTGCGAAGCCGATGGCTTGGAGGACCTTGTCGGCCTCCAGGATCCGCGGGGTGCCGTCCTTGCCGGTGACCGTGACGCGGACCTGGGGCCCGGACTCGTCGATGGCGTCGACGCGGGTGGAGGCGAGGACGTCGATGCCCAGCTTGCGGTACTGGCGAGCGAGTTCGGCGGAGACCTCGGCGTCCTCCAGCGGGGCGACGCGGTCCAGGAACTCCACGATCGTGACCTTCACGCCGTAGTTGTGCAGCACATAGGCGAACTCGATACCGATCGCACCGGCGCCCGCGATGATGACCGACTGGGGGAGTTCCTCGGCGAGGATCTGTTCCTCGAAGGTCACCACGCGCGCGCTGCGCTTGGTGCCCGGCAGCAGTTTGGGGGTGGCGCCGGTGGCGATGATGCAGTGCTCGAAACCGATGGTCCGGGTGTTGCCGTCGTAGTCGGTGACCTGGAGCGTGTGCGGGTCGAGGAAGGTGCCGCGGCCGTCCACCTCGGTGATCTTGTTCTTCTTCATCAGATAGTGGACGCCCTTGACCCGGCCGTCGGCGACCTTGCGGCTGCGGCGGAAGGCCTCGCCGTAGTCGAAGGAGACCTGGCCGTCGACCTTGATGCCGAAGGTCTTCGCCTCATGGGTGAAGAGGTGGGCCAGTTCCGCGTTGCGCAGCAGGGCCTTGGTCGGGATGCAGCCCACGTTCAGGCAGACGCCACCCCAGTACTTCTCCTCGACGACCGCGACCCGCAGGCCCAGCTGGGCCGCCCGGACGGCCGCGACGTAGCCGCCGGGCCCGGCTCCGAGTACGACAACATCGAATCGCTCGTCCTGTTCGACCATGGGTCGTTCATCCTCCATCGCTTCAACTGCCGTTGCGTAACAGGGCCGTCGCCATGACACCCGAGTTCACCCGAGGTCAGAGCCAGTCCCGCCGTTTGAAGATCACGTACAGGCTCACGCAGACCAGGCCCATCAGGCCGACGGCGAAGGGGTACCCGAAGCTCCAGTCCAGCTCCGGCATGTTCTCGAAGTTCATGCCGTAGATCGTCCCGACCAGCGTCGGAGCGAACAGGATGGCCGCCCACGCCGAGATCTTCTTGATCTCCTCGTTCTGCTCGAACCCCGCCTCCGCCAACGCCCGCATCTCCGCGTTCTGTTGCTGGGTGACCAGGGTCGCGTTCACCGTGAGGATGTCGGTCAGGGCCTGGCGGAACCCGTCGACGCGTTCGCTGGTGTGGGTGACGTGGTCGGCGACGTCCCGGAGATAGCGCTGAAGCTCCTCGTCCGTGCCGTACTTCGCGAAGCCCGCCATCAGGCCGTGCAGCATGCCGACCAGCGGGCGCGTGGAGCGCTGGAACTCGACCATTTCCCGGGAGAGTTCATAGATACGGCGGGACACCTCCGGATCGCCCCGGAAGACCTCCGTCTCGATCTCGTCGACGTCGTTCTGGACGCCCGCGACGACCGGGGCGTAGCCGTCGACCACCGCGTCGAGGATCGCGTACAGCACCGCCTCAGGGCCCAGCTTCAGCAGCTCGGGCGACTCCTCCATACGGCGCCGGACCGCCGAGAGGTCGGGGGCCGCGCCATGGCGGACCGTGATCACGAAGTCGGGGCCGACGAAGACATGCAGCTCGCCGAAGTCGACCTCCTCCGGCGCGTCGAGATAGCGGGCCGCGCGCAGGACGACGAAGAGGGTCTCGCCGTAGCGCTCCAGCTTCGGGCGCTGATGGGCCTCCATCGCGTCCTCGATCGACAGCGGGTGCAGATCGAACTCGGCGGCCAGGGAGAGGAGTTCGGACTCGGTCGGGCGGGCGAGGCCGATCCACGCCATGCCGGAGGGCTGGTCGCGCAGCTCGCGGTAGGTGTCGGCGAGGGTGGCGGGGGAGGAGACGCGCACCCCGTCCCGGTACAGGGCGGCCTGGACGATGCTCGGCGGTTCCGTCTCGGGGG of the Streptomyces sp. NBC_00287 genome contains:
- a CDS encoding ATP-binding SpoIIE family protein phosphatase yields the protein MDVTVDSLVAQVAHELRTSADRLTGDMTAFLRREVPELWADPDMARMTTQNIAEHTVAALTGLEHGIEPDRIELPPADVDRVRRLARRGIPVTAMLRAHRLAQGIAFDRALVVLPRLTDDAELIGAVARRLLAATTAYVDRLAEQGVLAYQEERERRLRWRLTTVTDAGMRIGTTLDIARTTRELADFATEHFADRASVDLLDSLLQGRDTPAEEPLVLRRVAEEPASTPEGLHTYPDGSPQARALTTGHPVRHHTDAPPAHSTLVVPLRARGTTLGVAQFSRHRNPDRYDDEDLLLAQEIAARAAVAVDNARRYTNARATALSLQRSLLPSRTPPQSALEVACRYLPAGDRLGVGGDWYDVIPLSGARVALVVGDVVGHGVHAAATMGRLRTAVRTLADIDLPPDELLTHLDDVVLRLSAEASTRPDAESADIGATCLYAVYDPVSGCCTMARAGHVLPSLMARDGTVDTLDLPPGPPLGLGGLPFEATEVVLPEDTLLALYTDGLLEARDHDIDTALALLHQALAQPAPSLETACDTVLDTLLPAHPPDDVALLLARTRTLGDGQVASWDLAADPAAVSVVRSRVSEQLGVWGLEDLDFSTELVVSELVTNAIRYGRPPIRLRLIHDRSLLCEVSDASSTTPHQRRARTDDEGGRGLFLVAQLAEHWGTRHARHGKTVWAELNDGLTC
- the lpdA gene encoding dihydrolipoyl dehydrogenase, with translation MVEQDERFDVVVLGAGPGGYVAAVRAAQLGLRVAVVEEKYWGGVCLNVGCIPTKALLRNAELAHLFTHEAKTFGIKVDGQVSFDYGEAFRRSRKVADGRVKGVHYLMKKNKITEVDGRGTFLDPHTLQVTDYDGNTRTIGFEHCIIATGATPKLLPGTKRSARVVTFEEQILAEELPQSVIIAGAGAIGIEFAYVLHNYGVKVTIVEFLDRVAPLEDAEVSAELARQYRKLGIDVLASTRVDAIDESGPQVRVTVTGKDGTPRILEADKVLQAIGFAPNISGYGLENTGVTLTERGAIDVDGRCRTSVPHLYAIGDVTAKLMLAHAAEAMGVIAAETIADAETMELDYAMIPRATFCQPQIASFGYTEEQARELGHDVKVAKFPFTANGKSHGLGDTTGFVKLISDATHGELIGGHLIGPDVTELLPELTLAQQWDLTVHEVARNVHAHPTLSEAVKEAVHGLAGHMINM
- a CDS encoding magnesium and cobalt transport protein CorA; translated protein: MSKNNRKSVWRRALTPATEPSRPTAADAEPSAPETEPPSIVQAALYRDGVRVSSPATLADTYRELRDQPSGMAWIGLARPTESELLSLAAEFDLHPLSIEDAMEAHQRPKLERYGETLFVVLRAARYLDAPEEVDFGELHVFVGPDFVITVRHGAAPDLSAVRRRMEESPELLKLGPEAVLYAILDAVVDGYAPVVAGVQNDVDEIETEVFRGDPEVSRRIYELSREMVEFQRSTRPLVGMLHGLMAGFAKYGTDEELQRYLRDVADHVTHTSERVDGFRQALTDILTVNATLVTQQQNAEMRALAEAGFEQNEEIKKISAWAAILFAPTLVGTIYGMNFENMPELDWSFGYPFAVGLMGLVCVSLYVIFKRRDWL